In a genomic window of Vibrio gigantis:
- a CDS encoding zinc-dependent alcohol dehydrogenase family protein: protein MTDTKQNTRISQFRFGQPKESLKLEHVALGALDKDKVRVRVEATNINPSDLLSIYGVGQYKHSHQPPRVPGFEAVGRIVESGHSEFSLNQRVLVATSGTWQSYVDVSPDNLFHLPQHLENGYACQLYINALTAWVLTTKVAKLTQEDVLIINAGSSAIGKIFSQLSASLGFKIIVVTSQPKRYSTTSNWVLDANNDLVSQIKALGLPQPTVAFDAIGGKPGTELIHTLGNKGRFINYGTLSLDFYEPRFFEYAKNLAIDFSTFFLRYWEDAEGKDVRREKFMAMLEHFIANDIQLDVDRCLPLDEFQTAIDLIESKTTPLNGKIILLPV from the coding sequence ATGACTGACACTAAGCAAAATACCCGAATTAGCCAGTTCCGTTTCGGGCAGCCGAAAGAGTCTCTCAAGTTAGAACATGTCGCTTTAGGCGCGCTTGATAAAGATAAGGTGCGAGTACGAGTTGAAGCGACCAACATCAATCCTAGTGACCTATTGTCGATTTACGGTGTTGGGCAATACAAACACAGCCACCAGCCGCCGAGAGTGCCGGGGTTTGAAGCTGTTGGAAGGATTGTAGAGTCTGGCCACTCTGAATTTTCTCTGAACCAGCGAGTGTTAGTGGCAACAAGTGGGACATGGCAGAGCTATGTCGATGTGTCACCAGACAACCTTTTCCACCTTCCCCAACACCTAGAAAATGGCTACGCCTGTCAGTTGTACATTAATGCACTCACCGCTTGGGTGTTGACGACAAAAGTGGCGAAGTTGACCCAAGAAGATGTATTAATCATCAATGCAGGTAGCTCAGCCATTGGTAAGATTTTCTCCCAGTTATCGGCATCTCTCGGGTTCAAAATCATTGTCGTAACATCACAGCCCAAACGATATTCAACCACTTCAAATTGGGTGTTAGATGCTAACAATGATTTGGTATCTCAAATTAAGGCATTAGGCTTACCTCAACCAACTGTCGCCTTTGATGCGATTGGCGGGAAACCTGGAACCGAATTGATTCATACCCTAGGTAACAAAGGGCGCTTTATCAACTACGGAACGCTTTCTCTGGATTTTTACGAGCCACGCTTCTTCGAATACGCAAAAAACCTAGCTATCGATTTCAGTACCTTTTTCTTACGTTATTGGGAAGACGCTGAAGGTAAAGATGTTCGCCGTGAAAAGTTCATGGCCATGCTAGAGCACTTCATCGCAAACGACATACAACTCGACGTCGACCGCTGTCTTCCATTAGATGAATTCCAAACCGCGATTGATCTTATCGAATCGAAAACCACGCCTTTGAATGGGAAGATCATATTGCTTCCGGTGTAG
- a CDS encoding phytanoyl-CoA dioxygenase family protein encodes MVENSQQLSSQYDEHGYFVIRNYFDEAQIASLREVVLKFHESWKADNEEFYQEEAFNSSLITGSEYLPADDRTVLFDFISSKKVMEVVDAVIPNKPAFMNTQLFFNPVNPQQKDFWHRDCQYDYDIDDQMKVIMETQVLHLRVPIFDEPGMELIPGTHKRWDNEEEYNVRQEENGKVSSDDISGGKQIPLAAGDLLVFSADMIHRGRYGLDRLALDILIFDSAADYVDYVDDDCLPTPTMLNNIADPRLFMNTLHLKSMQCS; translated from the coding sequence GTGGTAGAAAACAGCCAACAATTAAGCAGCCAATACGACGAGCATGGTTACTTTGTTATCAGAAATTATTTCGATGAAGCTCAGATTGCATCACTTAGAGAAGTCGTGCTGAAATTCCATGAATCATGGAAAGCAGACAACGAAGAGTTCTATCAAGAAGAGGCATTTAACTCATCTTTGATTACCGGAAGCGAGTATCTACCCGCCGACGATAGAACCGTACTCTTTGACTTCATCAGCTCAAAAAAAGTGATGGAAGTGGTCGATGCGGTAATACCGAACAAACCTGCATTCATGAACACGCAGCTGTTCTTCAACCCTGTGAACCCGCAACAAAAAGACTTCTGGCATCGCGACTGTCAATACGACTATGACATTGATGATCAAATGAAGGTCATCATGGAAACCCAAGTATTGCACCTCCGTGTACCTATCTTTGATGAGCCAGGGATGGAGCTTATCCCCGGAACACACAAACGCTGGGACAACGAAGAAGAATACAATGTTCGCCAAGAAGAGAATGGTAAAGTGAGCAGCGATGATATCTCTGGCGGTAAGCAGATACCGTTAGCTGCAGGCGACTTATTGGTATTTTCAGCAGATATGATCCACCGAGGTCGGTACGGGTTGGATCGTTTAGCATTGGATATTTTGATCTTTGATTCGGCGGCAGACTATGTCGACTACGTTGATGACGACTGCTTGCCAACGCCAACAATGCTAAACAATATCGCTGATCCAAGACTGTTTATGAACACGCTACACTTAAAGTCAATGCAGTGCTCATAA
- a CDS encoding endonuclease — MINRIITLSGVALLCSASAHAQMQNGSFENWEGNVPSGWSVIDSGIALSLSTDPVNNGSFSAQVTVNTSTQSNTDFLQTISVEQGKTYDFSVDVYHTEGNVKARLFVDGYLGYSNNGLTNQWQALTHSYSATSTKDIVVGVRFYDDAGFDGSEVVYLDNFQPTETPPTQSCNDTSAALTLVTDNYGSETSWSLKNSVSQTLYSGSDYQSNTINEVEMCLADGIYTLEVSDSYGDGMCCSVGNGSYSLSVNGTVVASGGDFQASQSTEFTIGGSTTPPTEPPVLGEYYKDAEGKVGFALKTALYQIIDNHSSQGYTAIWTLVSEADLDTYYDTDGSILDMYSEKPSGSDSIQFTKVVDQCGQYSKEGDCYNREHSFPKSWFGGKVEPMNSDGHHLFATDGYVNSKRSNWPFGEVSSATYTSSNGSKLGSAASSLGYVGTVFEPIDEFKGDFARAYFYMATRYENEIANWEGNSTSSDAILDGTNTTVFEPWLLTMLKRWHSEDPVSQKEIDRNKAVHDFQGNRNPFIDHPEFVSQIWGN, encoded by the coding sequence ATGATAAATAGAATAATAACACTAAGTGGAGTTGCATTACTTTGTTCAGCGAGTGCGCATGCGCAAATGCAAAATGGAAGTTTCGAAAACTGGGAAGGAAACGTACCATCTGGATGGAGTGTGATTGACTCCGGCATTGCACTTTCGCTCTCTACCGATCCTGTAAATAACGGCAGTTTCTCTGCACAAGTAACCGTGAATACAAGTACTCAAAGTAATACCGATTTTCTTCAAACGATAAGTGTTGAACAAGGAAAAACTTATGATTTCTCTGTCGATGTTTATCACACTGAAGGTAACGTGAAAGCTCGCCTTTTTGTTGATGGCTATTTAGGCTACTCGAATAATGGTTTAACGAATCAGTGGCAAGCATTAACTCACTCGTACAGCGCTACGAGCACTAAAGATATCGTTGTGGGCGTACGATTTTATGATGATGCAGGTTTTGATGGCTCGGAAGTGGTGTATTTAGATAACTTTCAGCCTACGGAGACTCCACCAACACAAAGCTGCAATGACACAAGTGCCGCACTCACGCTAGTGACGGATAACTATGGTTCTGAAACCAGTTGGTCTCTCAAAAACTCAGTTTCTCAAACTCTTTATTCTGGTTCAGACTATCAAAGTAACACCATCAATGAAGTGGAAATGTGTTTAGCGGATGGTATCTACACCCTAGAAGTCTCAGACTCTTATGGAGATGGAATGTGCTGCAGTGTGGGGAATGGTTCATACAGTTTGTCGGTAAACGGGACCGTTGTGGCATCTGGTGGTGATTTCCAAGCAAGTCAGAGTACAGAATTTACGATTGGTGGCTCAACTACACCACCAACTGAACCACCAGTTTTAGGTGAGTATTACAAAGACGCTGAAGGCAAAGTGGGCTTTGCGTTAAAAACAGCCTTATATCAAATTATTGATAACCATAGTAGTCAGGGTTATACCGCTATTTGGACGTTGGTGTCTGAGGCTGACCTAGACACATACTATGATACTGATGGGTCGATTCTCGATATGTATTCGGAGAAACCTTCAGGCTCAGATTCAATCCAATTTACTAAGGTGGTCGATCAATGTGGTCAATACAGCAAAGAAGGTGATTGTTACAACCGCGAGCACTCTTTCCCGAAAAGCTGGTTTGGTGGGAAAGTTGAGCCTATGAACTCTGACGGCCATCATCTATTTGCCACCGACGGCTACGTTAACTCGAAACGCAGTAATTGGCCATTTGGTGAGGTGAGCAGTGCAACATACACATCAAGTAATGGTTCAAAACTAGGCAGTGCAGCGAGCTCTCTTGGTTATGTGGGGACTGTGTTTGAGCCAATTGATGAGTTTAAAGGTGATTTCGCAAGAGCATATTTCTACATGGCAACACGCTATGAAAATGAAATCGCTAATTGGGAAGGGAACTCTACAAGCTCTGATGCCATTCTGGATGGAACCAATACAACCGTTTTTGAACCTTGGCTACTTACTATGCTAAAGCGTTGGCATTCTGAAGATCCAGTAAGCCAAAAAGAAATCGACCGAAATAAGGCGGTACATGATTTTCAAGGGAATCGTAATCCGTTTATTGACCATCCAGAGTTTGTAAGCCAAATCTGGGGAAATTAA
- a CDS encoding MFS transporter has translation MTLKEILKIPNVRYFLMFRSCYFARFYYPVFTLLYLDYGLTLSQFAMLNVVWAATIVLAEVPSGAFADTLGRKKLVVLSSLVMFVEIAMIALVPTENPNLVFMVFLVNRILSGLAMALASGADEALAYDTLKEQGNEDLWPRVLQIQLRIASSVGIFVTLIGAAMYDVNFMTNIFHALGLTAPESTKDLMRIPVFATLLVALLAIYAAVNMREEKKVMPTGQTKLATTMASLKLTADTGKWVLATPYVLFILLYYSLFEHTSRMFLTMNSQYYLAIDIPIIYFGFIGAGISLLKIILAGQSRRLAESIEPKTFIIVMGLTSIATYYWISLGWSIYGVIPALVLIFIIMTMNIFISYHLNKKTESHNRATVLSFKGLMFNLGYGLIGILYAYYYKLVSNNYSEQEIEQNLAFLASLSSFCYYFAFLFVLISGWFYFNNKKTPIF, from the coding sequence ATGACGCTCAAAGAAATCCTTAAAATTCCCAATGTCCGCTACTTCCTAATGTTTCGAAGCTGCTACTTTGCGCGTTTTTATTACCCAGTATTCACTCTACTCTACTTAGATTACGGCCTAACCCTTTCGCAATTTGCCATGCTTAACGTAGTGTGGGCAGCAACCATCGTACTTGCCGAAGTCCCATCTGGAGCATTTGCCGACACCTTGGGCCGTAAGAAGCTAGTGGTACTATCTTCCCTTGTGATGTTTGTTGAAATCGCCATGATCGCTTTAGTGCCGACCGAAAACCCGAACTTAGTGTTCATGGTCTTTTTGGTCAACCGGATACTCAGCGGGTTAGCCATGGCATTAGCAAGCGGTGCTGATGAAGCACTGGCATACGATACCTTAAAAGAACAAGGCAATGAGGACCTGTGGCCTCGTGTGTTGCAGATCCAGCTTCGTATCGCCTCAAGCGTCGGCATCTTTGTCACCTTAATTGGTGCTGCAATGTACGACGTAAACTTCATGACAAACATTTTCCATGCGCTAGGGTTAACCGCGCCAGAAAGCACCAAAGACCTGATGCGTATTCCTGTATTCGCCACTTTATTGGTTGCACTACTCGCGATTTATGCTGCGGTAAACATGCGTGAAGAAAAGAAAGTGATGCCAACTGGTCAAACTAAATTAGCCACAACCATGGCCAGCCTTAAGCTCACTGCTGACACAGGTAAGTGGGTACTCGCTACGCCCTACGTGCTTTTCATACTGCTCTACTACAGCCTATTTGAACACACCTCTCGCATGTTCCTCACCATGAACAGCCAATACTATCTTGCCATCGATATTCCGATTATTTACTTCGGTTTTATTGGTGCAGGAATCAGTCTATTAAAAATCATTTTAGCGGGCCAAAGCCGTAGACTGGCAGAAAGTATCGAGCCGAAAACCTTTATTATCGTCATGGGCTTAACAAGTATCGCTACCTATTATTGGATCAGTTTGGGCTGGTCAATCTATGGGGTAATTCCTGCATTGGTACTGATCTTTATCATTATGACGATGAACATTTTCATAAGCTACCACTTAAACAAAAAAACCGAGTCTCACAACCGAGCCACGGTTCTTAGCTTCAAAGGTTTGATGTTTAACCTCGGATATGGGCTGATCGGTATTTTGTATGCTTACTACTACAAATTGGTTTCTAACAATTACTCCGAGCAAGAGATAGAGCAAAACCTCGCTTTCTTGGCGTCGCTATCTTCGTTCTGCTATTACTTCGCCTTTCTGTTCGTATTAATCAGCGGGTGGTTCTACTTCAATAACAAAAAAACACCAATCTTTTAA
- a CDS encoding HlyD family secretion protein, producing the protein METLIILSYVALCVIVFRVFKLPKNKWTITTATVIGAFLVGWIFLYMAMYQPVARVAGVYSVTTPITSEVSGEVTDVFVQGNAALKKGTPLYQIDPAPFQASVDRAKAEVTATKAAIDELLLSKQNIRESIKKTQAQLVFNEKELSRFIELSKSDFASQTKVDKFTDSIAELKAVQAQNHIQLNVADSKIAQQLAAKKVHLAELEKAQFNLNKTLVVAPTDGYVTQVALHPGMKSRVVPFQGNLTFVHDESKTIVAAFKQNPARYIKPGYEAEVTFKTIPGHAYRAKVIDVLDIFKQGAVTPSGNLNDPLQRVGGRVLVKVELVQPELLDGQPIPAGTDAHVAVYSPKWEMFSIVRKVILRMQSWQNWVFEG; encoded by the coding sequence ATGGAAACGTTGATAATTTTAAGCTACGTAGCGCTGTGTGTGATTGTATTTCGTGTATTTAAGCTGCCTAAAAACAAATGGACAATTACAACCGCGACTGTCATCGGGGCTTTCTTAGTAGGTTGGATATTCTTGTACATGGCGATGTATCAGCCAGTAGCAAGAGTCGCTGGTGTATATAGTGTTACCACCCCAATCACATCAGAAGTTTCGGGTGAAGTCACCGATGTTTTTGTGCAAGGCAATGCTGCTTTGAAGAAAGGTACCCCTTTATACCAAATCGATCCGGCCCCATTCCAAGCAAGTGTAGACAGAGCCAAAGCGGAAGTGACCGCGACAAAGGCCGCCATTGATGAACTGCTTCTATCAAAACAAAACATCCGCGAATCAATCAAGAAAACACAAGCTCAACTTGTCTTCAATGAAAAGGAATTGAGTCGTTTTATCGAGCTGTCAAAAAGTGATTTCGCCTCTCAAACAAAAGTAGACAAATTTACTGACTCCATAGCTGAGCTCAAAGCCGTTCAGGCACAAAACCACATTCAATTAAATGTCGCTGACTCAAAGATTGCACAGCAATTGGCCGCAAAAAAGGTTCACCTTGCCGAGCTCGAGAAAGCTCAGTTCAACCTCAATAAAACACTGGTTGTTGCACCGACAGATGGCTATGTCACACAGGTAGCGTTGCACCCAGGTATGAAAAGCCGTGTCGTCCCTTTCCAAGGAAACCTAACCTTTGTGCATGACGAATCTAAAACCATCGTCGCAGCATTCAAACAAAACCCAGCGCGTTATATCAAACCCGGCTACGAAGCAGAAGTGACCTTCAAAACCATTCCCGGCCATGCTTACCGAGCAAAAGTCATCGATGTATTGGACATCTTCAAACAAGGTGCCGTCACACCATCGGGTAATTTAAATGATCCTCTTCAGAGAGTCGGTGGTCGCGTATTAGTGAAAGTGGAGCTTGTTCAGCCTGAACTATTGGACGGCCAACCTATCCCTGCAGGTACAGACGCGCATGTCGCCGTGTATTCACCGAAATGGGAAATGTTCTCTATCGTACGCAAAGTGATTCTACGCATGCAAAGTTGGCAAAACTGGGTTTTTGAAGGTTAA
- a CDS encoding DUF3302 domain-containing protein, with translation MNLTLDYLSLGILILVLLILVYGLIVIHDIPYEIAVKRNHPHQDAIHVAGWVSLFFLHVMWPLLWVWAMLSEPLRATTTEQSKLDELEKRIDALQAKSEGEQ, from the coding sequence ATGAACCTTACTTTAGATTACTTATCTTTGGGTATTCTGATCCTCGTACTACTGATCCTAGTGTACGGACTCATTGTTATTCACGATATTCCTTATGAAATTGCTGTAAAACGCAATCACCCCCATCAAGATGCCATCCACGTAGCCGGCTGGGTCAGCCTCTTTTTCTTACACGTAATGTGGCCACTACTTTGGGTGTGGGCCATGTTGAGTGAGCCTTTGAGAGCAACGACTACAGAACAATCAAAGCTCGATGAGCTAGAAAAACGTATCGATGCGCTGCAAGCAAAAAGCGAGGGGGAACAGTAA
- a CDS encoding DMT family transporter produces the protein MSFSWIAFTLLAAFSQSWRNAFQSKLSGTMSVAGVTLARFIWAGPIALLYLYALYQWQPVSAPNFSGEFVFYVVAAAIMQILATGLMVILFKLENYAIGAGLAKCEAPVSAVLSVLFFGTVLTVTGWIGVLIGTLGVLIMSSASGWRSVSPKVFCLGMACSTAFALTSLWVREASLSIGLPFPHSAAWVLFLVISLQTLIICTFLLIKEPDTLRLIFKKSKLVVMTSLASVIGSLGWFSAMSLQAVPYVKTLGQVEVVFMVLISYFWLGQSIARKDILALILLSVAAVLVMWQ, from the coding sequence ATGTCTTTTAGTTGGATCGCCTTTACCCTGCTTGCTGCCTTCAGCCAATCTTGGCGTAATGCCTTTCAAAGCAAATTGAGTGGCACCATGAGCGTGGCTGGTGTGACGCTGGCAAGATTTATCTGGGCAGGTCCGATCGCCCTGCTCTACCTCTACGCTTTGTATCAATGGCAGCCAGTATCCGCGCCGAACTTTTCCGGTGAGTTTGTTTTCTATGTCGTTGCAGCCGCAATCATGCAGATCCTCGCGACCGGCTTGATGGTGATACTATTCAAGCTTGAAAACTACGCCATAGGTGCAGGGCTTGCCAAATGTGAAGCTCCTGTTTCTGCTGTGCTTTCCGTGTTGTTTTTTGGCACAGTGTTGACCGTTACAGGCTGGATCGGCGTATTAATCGGCACATTGGGCGTGCTCATCATGAGTAGCGCTTCGGGCTGGCGAAGCGTCTCTCCTAAAGTGTTTTGCTTGGGCATGGCGTGTAGCACCGCCTTTGCACTAACCTCGCTTTGGGTACGTGAAGCGAGCTTAAGTATTGGACTTCCTTTCCCTCATAGCGCTGCTTGGGTGTTATTTTTGGTCATCAGCCTGCAGACATTAATTATCTGCACTTTTCTCCTGATTAAGGAGCCCGATACATTGCGCCTGATATTCAAAAAATCAAAACTGGTTGTGATGACAAGTTTAGCGAGTGTAATTGGTTCTCTTGGCTGGTTTAGCGCGATGTCTCTTCAAGCCGTGCCATACGTGAAAACATTAGGGCAAGTCGAAGTGGTCTTTATGGTATTAATCTCTTACTTCTGGTTAGGGCAGAGCATTGCGCGCAAAGACATTCTTGCACTGATATTACTTTCCGTCGCTGCAGTCCTAGTTATGTGGCAATAA
- a CDS encoding LysR family transcriptional regulator — MMISNEQVACFTSVYELQSYSAASKRLNKARSTVRERINALEDLMGMELFCIEGKKAIATDIAHRLYPRARLLARQSLEFENIALSAYKGELNNITVYHDSSIPCQLLLSIESEIKSLHPHMLINWLQRDRNHCLQQIEDGDALFAIMPGMGNLHPNAGIGNINLGSFQLSLFTSVHSSIPNRSISIAELATFRQLITENDIANELRHTKISSEFEVVTSQSLLIEKLKQDGWVVCPRENLTQYIKSGEVREIELQEAPNMIQQDCIMFYNLSSKASEQESKIIEAVANVVKNQALHKTQSF; from the coding sequence ATGATGATTTCGAATGAACAGGTGGCATGCTTCACCAGTGTCTATGAGCTTCAAAGCTACAGTGCTGCGAGCAAAAGATTGAATAAGGCTCGTTCTACCGTGCGAGAGAGAATCAACGCGTTAGAAGATTTGATGGGAATGGAGCTGTTTTGTATTGAAGGAAAAAAGGCGATTGCTACAGACATCGCTCATCGTTTGTACCCAAGAGCACGGTTACTGGCGAGACAATCATTAGAGTTCGAAAACATAGCCTTATCTGCTTACAAAGGCGAGCTCAACAACATTACCGTTTATCACGACAGCTCGATCCCTTGTCAGCTGTTACTTAGCATTGAGTCTGAGATCAAGTCTCTTCACCCTCACATGCTTATCAACTGGCTGCAAAGAGATAGAAACCACTGTTTACAGCAGATAGAAGACGGAGATGCACTGTTTGCCATTATGCCGGGGATGGGTAACTTACACCCGAATGCGGGTATCGGTAATATCAACCTCGGATCTTTTCAGCTGAGCCTCTTTACTTCCGTACACTCTAGTATTCCCAACCGATCGATTTCGATCGCTGAACTGGCCACCTTTCGTCAATTAATCACAGAGAATGACATTGCTAACGAGCTTAGACACACCAAGATCAGTAGCGAGTTTGAAGTGGTCACATCACAAAGCCTACTCATTGAAAAGTTAAAGCAAGACGGGTGGGTTGTGTGTCCTCGGGAAAACCTAACCCAATACATAAAAAGTGGTGAGGTACGTGAAATCGAGCTCCAAGAAGCGCCAAATATGATTCAGCAAGATTGCATTATGTTTTACAACTTATCGTCTAAAGCGTCCGAACAAGAATCGAAAATCATCGAAGCGGTCGCTAATGTGGTTAAAAACCAAGCACTCCATAAAACGCAATCATTCTAA